The Canis lupus familiaris isolate Mischka breed German Shepherd chromosome 27, alternate assembly UU_Cfam_GSD_1.0, whole genome shotgun sequence genome window below encodes:
- the OR8S9 gene encoding olfactory receptor family 8 subfamily S member 9 (The RefSeq protein has 5 substitutions compared to this genomic sequence): MVLGNHSTITEFIFLGLSADPHIQILLFVLFLAIYLLTIMGNLMIMIVTMTDTHLHTPMYFFLSHLSFLDLCLTSVIVPKMLENLVSHKKSVSVEGCLTQAFFVFSIAGTEVFVLSAMAYDRYTAICYPLLYGQLMSKQLCGGLVWVSWALGFLDALINTLMAWNLDFCEVQVIPHFSCELPSLFPLSCSDISTNFTVLVCSAIIHASGTLLLVFFSYTRIVSTILSISSTSGRSKAFSTCSSHLTAVSFFYGSAFLRYFMPISGSPLELIFSIQYSVVTPLINPLIYSLKNKEVKSALKRMLQKGLKQLREQRTGSG; this comes from the coding sequence ATGGTCTTAGGAAACCACAGCACCATCACAGAATTCATCTTCCTTGGACTGTCTGCTGACCCCCACATCCAGGTTCTGCTCTTTGTGCTTTTCCTAGCAATTTACCTCCTGACCATCATGGGGAACCTGATGATAATGATAGTGACTATGACCGATACCCAtctccacacccccatgtacttcttcttGAGCCACCTCTCCTTCCTGGATCTTTGTTTAACTTCAGTAATTGTGCCCAAGATGCTGGAGAATCTCGTATCTCACAAGAAATCAGTATCAGTAGAAGGCTGCCTCACTCAGGCATTTTTCGTGTTTTCCATCGCCGGAACTGAAGTTTTTGTGCTCTCTgccatggcctatgaccgctatacTGCCATCTGCTACCCCCTGCTCTATGGCCAGCTGATGAGTAAACAGTTGTGTGGGGGTCTGGTATGGGTCTCATGGGCACTGGGCTTTCTGGATGCTCTCATTAACACCCTCATGGCTTGGAATTTGGACTTCTGTGAGGTTCAGGTCATCCCTCACTTCAGCTGTGAACTGCCATCTCTATTTTCTCTATCTTGCTCTGACATCTCCACCAACTTTACAGTCCTGGTGTGCTCTGCCATCATTCATGCCTCTGGAACCTTGCTTCTGGTCTTCTTCTCATATACTCGCATTGTCTCCACCATCCTGAGCATCAGCTCCACCTCAGGCAGAAGTaaagccttctccacctgctcctcccacctcacTGCAGTGAGCTTTTTCTATGGATCTGCTTTTCTTCGCTATTTCATGCCAACCTCAGGCTCACCTCTGGAGCTGATTTTCTCCATACAGTACAGTGTGGTCACTCCTCTAATAAATCCCCTTATTTACAGCTTGAAGAACAAGGAAGTAAAAGCAGCTCTGAAAAGAATGCTGCAAAAAGGTTTAAAACAGCTCAGAGAGCAGAGAACAGGTAGAGGATGA
- the OR8S15 gene encoding olfactory receptor family 8 subfamily S member 15, which translates to MASANHSRITEFILLGLSADPYVQALLFVLFLMIYLLTLLGNLLIILVIHTDANLHMPMYFFLGHLSFQDLFYSTVTVPKLLENLLSQRKTISVEGCLAQVFFVFATTGIEACLLSVMAYDRYAAICHPLLYGQVMSKQLCERLVWGSWVVAFLDALMNILLALNMDFCEAQTIHHYSCELPSLFPLSCSDVSTNSAMLLCSALLHAIGTCLLIFFSYVRIVSTILSISSTTGRSKAFSTCSSHLTAVILFYGSALLRYLMPTSGSPLELILSIQYSVITPLVNPLIYSWKNKEVKAALRRMMIKYLRCLSTEEI; encoded by the coding sequence ATGGCCTCAGCGAATCACAGCAGAATCACGGAGTTCATCCTTCTTGGGCTGTCTGCTGACCCCTATGTCCAGGCTCTACTCTTTGTTCTGTTCCTGATGATTTACCTTCTGACTCTACTGGGGAATCTTCTGATAATACTTGTGATCCATACAGATGCTAACCTCCACATGCCCATGTACTTCTTTCTGGGCCATCTCTCCTTCCAAGACCTCTTCTACTCTACAGTCACTGTGCCCAAGCTGCTGGAGAACCTCCTGTCTCAGAGGAAAACCATCTCAGTGGAGGGCTGCCTGGCTCAGGTGTTCTTTGTGTTTGCCACTACAGGGATTGAAGCCTGCCTGCTTTCggtgatggcctatgaccgctatgctGCCATCTGCCACCCTCTGCTTTATGGCCAGGTGATGAGTAAACAGCTATGTGAGAGGTTGGTGTGGGGCTCTTGGGTCGTGGCCTTTCTGGATGCACTCATGAACATCCTCCTGGCTTTGAATATGGACTTCTGTGAGGCTCAAACCATCCACCACTACTCCTGTGAGctgccttccctcttccctctctcctgctctgatGTCTCCACCAACTCTGCAATGCTACTCTGCTCTGCCCTCCTGCATGCCATTGGGACATGCCTCCTGATCTTCTTCTCTTATGTGCGCATTGTCTCTACCATCCTGAGCATCAGCTCCACCACAGGCAGAAGCAaggccttctccacctgctcctcccacctcacTGCAGTGATCCTGTTCTATGGCTCAGCCCTTCTTCGCTATCTCATGCCAACCTCAGGGTCACCTCTAGAGTTGATCCTCTCCATACAATACAGTGTAATCACTCCCTTGGTGAATCCACTCATCTacagctggaagaacaaggaGGTGAAAGCAGCTCTGAGAAGAATGATGATAAAATACTTACGATGTCTCAGCACAGAAGAGATAtaa